From Candidatus Manganitrophus morganii, the proteins below share one genomic window:
- the tldD gene encoding metalloprotease TldD: MANSIERPEQFFLQKYGLSTSSLESAIGRVLGKRIDYADLYFEYLTSESISLEERIVKKVSKNISQGVGVRAIAQEKTGYAYSDDINTDQLLVAAKTARYIAEEGGSRDAVPVQVTPPSRNLYPVTTPPIEIPVEEKIKLLEEIDRIARQYDPRIKKVMASFSSEYKIILIVNSQGVVTGDVLPLMRLNVSCIAEEQGNRQVGSFGGGGRSEFGYFLEERRFEEYTKEAARQAILNLSAIDAPAGVMEVVLGPGWPGILLHEAIGHGLEADFNRKGTSAFSGKIGQRVASELCTVVDDGTLPWRRGSLNVDDEGTPTGRTVLIEKGILKGYLQDRLNATLMKMPLTGNGRRESYAHSPMPRMTNTYMLAGESNPEEILRSVRKGLYAVSFGGGQVDITSGKFVFSASEAYLIENGKIGAPVKGATLIGNGPDVLTKVTMVGSDMSLDSGVGTCGKDGQSVPVGVGLPTIKISEMTVGGTKG, encoded by the coding sequence ATGGCAAATTCAATAGAACGGCCGGAACAGTTTTTTCTGCAGAAGTACGGTCTCTCGACCTCTTCGCTCGAATCGGCGATCGGCCGGGTGTTGGGAAAGCGGATCGACTACGCCGATCTCTACTTCGAATATCTAACGAGCGAATCGATCAGCCTCGAAGAAAGAATCGTTAAAAAGGTTTCCAAGAACATTTCCCAGGGGGTCGGCGTTCGGGCGATCGCCCAGGAGAAAACCGGCTACGCCTATTCGGACGACATCAACACCGATCAACTTTTGGTCGCGGCAAAAACCGCCCGGTACATCGCCGAAGAGGGAGGATCAAGGGACGCCGTTCCGGTCCAGGTGACCCCCCCCTCACGCAACCTCTATCCGGTGACGACCCCGCCGATCGAAATTCCGGTCGAGGAGAAGATCAAACTCCTGGAAGAGATCGATCGGATCGCCCGCCAATATGATCCGCGGATCAAAAAGGTGATGGCCTCCTTTAGCAGCGAATATAAAATCATTTTGATCGTCAACTCGCAAGGGGTGGTCACCGGCGATGTCCTCCCGTTGATGCGGCTCAACGTCAGCTGCATCGCGGAGGAGCAAGGAAACCGCCAGGTCGGCAGCTTCGGCGGCGGCGGCCGGAGCGAATTCGGCTACTTCTTGGAGGAGCGGCGCTTCGAAGAATACACCAAAGAGGCGGCGCGGCAAGCGATCTTGAATTTGAGCGCCATCGATGCCCCGGCGGGGGTCATGGAAGTCGTCTTGGGGCCCGGCTGGCCCGGCATTCTTCTTCATGAAGCGATCGGACACGGCTTGGAGGCCGACTTCAACCGCAAAGGGACCTCGGCCTTCAGCGGGAAGATCGGCCAGCGGGTCGCTTCCGAGCTCTGCACCGTGGTCGATGACGGCACGCTTCCGTGGCGGCGCGGCTCGCTCAACGTCGATGACGAGGGAACCCCGACCGGCCGGACCGTTTTGATCGAAAAGGGGATCTTGAAAGGTTATCTTCAAGACCGTTTGAACGCGACGCTGATGAAGATGCCGCTGACCGGCAACGGCCGCCGGGAGAGCTACGCGCACAGCCCGATGCCCCGGATGACCAACACCTATATGCTGGCGGGAGAGTCGAATCCGGAAGAGATCCTCCGATCGGTCCGGAAAGGACTGTACGCCGTCTCATTCGGCGGAGGGCAGGTCGATATCACCAGCGGAAAGTTCGTCTTCTCGGCCAGCGAGGCCTATCTGATCGAGAACGGGAAAATCGGCGCGCCGGTCAAGGGAGCGACGTTGATCGGAAACGGCCCCGACGTGCTGACCAAGGTGACGATGGTCGGAAGCGACATGTCGCTCGACTCGGGGGTCGGCACTTGCGGAAAAGACGGCCAGAGTGTTCCGGTCGGGGTCGGCTTGCCGACAATTAAAATATCGGAAATGACCGTAGGGGGAACGAAGGGTTAA
- a CDS encoding P-II family nitrogen regulator, producing the protein MNSLTLHPMKEIRIIIQGEHVKFATDLLDSVKATGYTIIHNISGKGTHGIHSAHPMFNEMDSLVMLMTVVPPDKVKPILAGLQPLFDRHTGVMFVSDVSVSRVDHFSSPSGDR; encoded by the coding sequence ATGAACAGCCTTACCCTTCACCCGATGAAGGAGATTCGAATCATCATTCAGGGCGAGCATGTGAAGTTCGCGACCGATCTTCTCGACAGCGTCAAGGCGACCGGCTACACGATCATCCACAACATTTCGGGAAAAGGGACGCATGGGATTCACTCGGCCCATCCGATGTTCAATGAGATGGACAGTCTGGTAATGTTGATGACGGTCGTTCCGCCCGACAAGGTGAAGCCGATTCTCGCCGGCTTACAGCCGCTCTTCGACCGCCATACCGGGGTGATGTTCGTCTCGGATGTCTCGGTCAGCCGCGTGGACCACTTCTCCTCTCCGTCCGGCGACCGCTGA
- a CDS encoding acyl-CoA thioesterase, translated as MEKQMPEEGKTVAESATEMVQIVLPNDTNMLGNLLGGTLMHWIDIVGAIAANRHSRKPIVTAAMEGLEFLVPVKLGFLVILKARMNYAGKSSMEVGVEVYSENGLTGERVHTSSAILTYVAIDFNGKPVPVPKLVLTTDEERRRFQEALERKQRRLERLGRDRA; from the coding sequence ATGGAGAAGCAGATGCCGGAAGAGGGGAAGACGGTCGCCGAGTCGGCGACCGAGATGGTTCAGATCGTCCTGCCGAATGACACCAACATGCTCGGAAACCTCCTCGGCGGGACGCTGATGCATTGGATCGACATCGTCGGGGCGATCGCCGCCAACCGGCACAGCCGGAAGCCGATTGTGACCGCCGCGATGGAAGGGCTCGAGTTTCTTGTTCCGGTGAAGCTCGGGTTTCTGGTCATCTTAAAGGCCCGCATGAACTATGCGGGGAAAAGCTCCATGGAGGTCGGCGTCGAGGTCTACTCCGAGAACGGCCTGACCGGGGAGCGGGTCCACACCAGCAGCGCGATTCTGACCTACGTCGCGATCGATTTCAACGGCAAGCCGGTTCCGGTTCCAAAACTGGTCTTAACGACCGACGAGGAGCGCCGACGTTTTCAGGAGGCGCTCGAGCGCAAGCAGAGAAGACTCGAAAGACTGGGAAGAGATCGCGCTTGA
- a CDS encoding HAD-IA family hydrolase, protein MPAKIKGVFFDAGDTLFEVKGSVGAQYSRFAKKYGIEVDPAFLNQRFKEMFKQSPPLTFPGVSGPELERQEKEWWRRLVRAVFDDIRFPKFDALFEELYLFFVGPEGWSLFPETKALLERLHREGYHLGIISNFDSRIHEVCRSLGIGQYFQTITISSREGVAKPSPEIFRKALEKAALSPEESVYVGDSPHHDIEGAREIGMHVFLLDRSGRYTKERSVPRLSSLSDLLDALEKNASPPG, encoded by the coding sequence ATGCCGGCTAAAATCAAAGGGGTTTTCTTCGACGCGGGAGACACCTTATTCGAAGTCAAAGGGAGTGTCGGCGCTCAATATAGCCGATTTGCAAAGAAGTATGGAATTGAGGTCGATCCGGCGTTTTTGAATCAACGATTCAAGGAGATGTTTAAGCAAAGTCCGCCGTTGACCTTCCCGGGCGTCAGCGGCCCGGAGCTCGAAAGACAAGAGAAGGAGTGGTGGCGCCGTCTGGTTCGCGCCGTCTTCGACGACATCCGCTTTCCGAAATTTGATGCGCTCTTCGAAGAGCTCTATCTTTTTTTTGTCGGCCCAGAGGGGTGGTCCCTCTTTCCTGAAACCAAAGCGCTCCTCGAACGTCTCCATCGGGAAGGGTACCATCTCGGAATTATTTCCAATTTTGATTCACGGATTCATGAGGTCTGCAGATCGCTCGGCATCGGCCAATATTTCCAGACGATCACGATCTCGAGCCGGGAAGGGGTGGCCAAGCCTTCTCCGGAAATCTTCAGGAAGGCCTTGGAGAAAGCGGCCCTTTCACCTGAAGAATCGGTTTATGTGGGAGACAGCCCGCATCACGATATTGAAGGGGCCCGGGAGATTGGAATGCATGTCTTCTTGCTCGATCGTTCGGGACGCTACACGAAGGAGCGCTCCGTCCCGCGCCTCTCTTCCCTGAGCGATCTTTTAGACGCTCTGGAAAAAAACGCCTCTCCACCGGGCTGA
- a CDS encoding TldD/PmbA family protein, producing MQFDLNRAKELLKRAEKRGATGGDLIVVEGDSFSAQVRLKEVEKISNARGKSLGLRLFFGNRSAITSTSDLSPASLDRLLDDTCTLAQIAAEDTFAGLPAPELLAKSFPELDLVDTEVEKIPIEEKIDLARRAEQAALEQDPRLTNSEGADFGHYHTFVLYAASNGFQGHYETTGASISAMPIAVQDGQMQRDYWYSSRRKLKDLESPESIGRTAAIRTLRRLGARKVTTQQVPVVFDPQLAASLLGHLSSAVSGYSIYKGASFLIDQVGNPIASSGVTVYDDPTLRSGLGSRPFDGEGLPSYRKTVVENGVLKTYLLDTYSGKKLGLPSTGNAVRGIGDPPSVGSSNFHMKPGQYTPEEIIRSVKSGLYVTELIGFGVNSVTGDYSRGAVGLWIENGELAYPVEEITIAGNLKEMFQQIEMVGNDLDPWRKTAAPTLKISRMTVAGN from the coding sequence ATGCAATTCGACCTGAATCGAGCCAAAGAGTTACTTAAGAGAGCGGAAAAACGGGGAGCCACCGGAGGGGATCTCATCGTCGTGGAGGGGGATTCTTTCTCGGCGCAGGTCCGCCTCAAAGAGGTGGAAAAGATCAGCAATGCCCGCGGAAAAAGCCTCGGGCTGCGGCTCTTTTTCGGGAACCGGTCGGCGATCACCTCCACCTCCGATCTGAGCCCCGCCTCGCTCGACCGCCTTCTCGACGACACCTGCACCCTGGCTCAGATCGCCGCGGAGGACACGTTCGCCGGTCTTCCCGCGCCGGAGCTTTTGGCCAAGAGCTTTCCCGAGCTCGATCTGGTCGATACCGAGGTGGAGAAAATTCCCATCGAAGAGAAAATCGACCTCGCCCGCCGGGCCGAGCAGGCGGCGTTGGAACAGGACCCCCGGCTGACGAATTCGGAAGGGGCCGACTTCGGTCACTATCATACCTTCGTCCTCTATGCCGCGAGCAACGGGTTTCAGGGTCATTATGAAACGACCGGCGCTTCCATCTCGGCAATGCCGATCGCCGTTCAGGACGGTCAAATGCAGCGCGATTATTGGTATTCCTCCCGGCGCAAACTGAAAGACCTCGAGTCGCCGGAATCGATCGGCCGAACGGCGGCGATCCGGACGTTGCGGCGGTTGGGGGCCCGAAAAGTCACGACACAGCAGGTCCCGGTCGTCTTCGATCCGCAGCTGGCCGCCTCCCTCTTAGGACACCTCTCCTCGGCGGTGTCGGGTTATTCGATCTACAAAGGGGCGTCGTTTCTGATCGATCAGGTGGGGAATCCGATCGCGTCGAGCGGGGTGACGGTTTACGACGATCCGACCCTTCGCTCCGGTCTCGGCTCCCGTCCTTTCGACGGCGAAGGCCTTCCCTCGTATCGAAAGACCGTCGTCGAAAACGGCGTTCTGAAAACATATCTGCTCGACACCTACTCCGGCAAGAAGCTCGGCCTTCCCTCCACCGGAAACGCCGTGCGCGGGATCGGCGACCCCCCGTCGGTCGGATCGTCCAACTTCCACATGAAGCCGGGGCAATATACGCCGGAGGAGATCATCCGGTCGGTGAAGTCGGGCCTCTATGTCACGGAGTTGATCGGCTTCGGAGTCAATTCGGTGACCGGCGACTATTCCCGCGGCGCGGTGGGACTCTGGATTGAAAACGGAGAGCTGGCCTATCCGGTCGAAGAGATCACCATCGCCGGAAACCTGAAAGAGATGTTTCAGCAGATCGAGATGGTCGGAAACGATCTCGACCCCTGGCGAAAGACCGCCGCCCCAACCCTTAAAATCTCACGCATGACCGTCGCCGGGAATTAA
- a CDS encoding SDR family oxidoreductase translates to MRLKDKVAVVTGGGTGIGAAVSEAFLKEGARVVIGSRRPDHYKTFAEGLRAKGWPIVGWEVDVTDKQSVDRFVTKTVEAFGPITILVNNAGTSGQNPIDQEGDDRWMRILETNLTGVYYVTKRVLPEMKDQAHGRIINLSSVLGKFGVAGYTAYCATKHGIVGFTRALALEVVSRGITVNALCPGWVETEMARLGLREWSEAAGLSDKEVRRQAVAAIPMKRFTEGTEVAELAVYLASDASQAMTGQALNICGGATMS, encoded by the coding sequence ATGCGCCTTAAAGATAAAGTCGCCGTGGTGACGGGGGGCGGGACCGGGATCGGCGCCGCGGTCAGCGAGGCTTTCTTGAAAGAAGGGGCCCGGGTGGTGATCGGCTCCCGCCGGCCGGACCATTATAAAACCTTTGCGGAAGGGCTCCGGGCAAAAGGGTGGCCGATTGTCGGATGGGAAGTCGACGTGACCGACAAACAGTCGGTCGATCGATTTGTGACGAAGACGGTCGAGGCGTTCGGGCCGATCACGATCTTGGTGAACAATGCGGGGACGTCCGGGCAGAATCCGATCGATCAAGAAGGAGACGATCGGTGGATGCGCATCTTGGAGACCAATTTAACCGGCGTCTATTACGTCACGAAGCGGGTCCTTCCGGAGATGAAGGATCAAGCCCACGGCCGGATCATCAACCTCTCCTCCGTCCTGGGAAAGTTCGGTGTGGCCGGTTATACCGCCTACTGCGCCACGAAACATGGAATCGTCGGGTTTACCCGCGCGCTGGCGCTCGAAGTGGTCTCCCGCGGCATCACGGTCAACGCCCTCTGTCCGGGATGGGTTGAAACGGAGATGGCACGGCTTGGATTAAGAGAGTGGTCCGAGGCGGCCGGACTCTCGGATAAGGAGGTCCGCCGTCAGGCGGTGGCGGCGATTCCGATGAAGCGGTTCACCGAAGGGACCGAAGTCGCCGAATTGGCCGTCTATCTCGCTTCAGACGCCTCCCAGGCGATGACCGGTCAGGCGCTGAATATTTGCGGCGGCGCGACCATGTCGTAA